The following DNA comes from Magnolia sinica isolate HGM2019 chromosome 18, MsV1, whole genome shotgun sequence.
GGTGATTgaatcatccacaccgtccatcaagtgggtcatacctcTTGTGAGCAACAATAGAGAAATCAAATTCATCAAAAGGTTTTAACAGTCCTATATGGAATTTAAAAATGAAACATAGAAAGGACCTACATACTCATTTGTGATACAGGCCTCTTTCTGTtcaattatcctaacccttgaaaACCCGTTGGGCTGGACTGGGCCCAACTGGCTCCGTGGCTGCGTAACATACCATAGATTGGCTATTGattggaagaaaagatgaaaagattGATAATTGGCAGTTCCTTAGTCCTTGGGATCTCCAACATTCATGGGGCCCACGCTTCCGAATAGGAGCTGTTCAATGTTCATTCTGCATGCGGGTTCTTTAAGGTGGTCGGACAAGATTGCCTAATCGATGGACTCCTTTCACCGTGGCCGTTGAATCACAATGCGATCTCACCAGATAAACGGTTCGGACGGAATCATGTAGTGTGGTGCGGCCCACGTACTACATTTTCCTGCGATCCTCTTTGCTTCTAGACTGATCCTGAATGGAAAAGGAGAAAGCCcaacaaatgaaaataaaaataacaataaagtCCAATTTCTGGAAAATGACTGCCAGTGCCAATACAAAAAATCAATAGTGCTTGGCTTGAAGTACGTGTATGGTGTATACCTGCATTATCTTCTTCTTCACATCCCATTCCTACACCTGGGTAATGGGAACGAGGCAATGGCTAGTGGCCATACAACCGTTGTAGTTGTTATGGAGAGTGATAGCTAACAAAAAGATCAGATTGCAATCATTCCCACCACAGCACAAACTACAAGGTGTAGAGCTATGAGGAAGCCTCTTGTCTATGCTGTGTGAGATGTCCATATTCAGATGAGGAGAAAATAGCTATCTGTAactgtttggtttgaaaatggagATTGGTGGTGTATTTAACTTTAGTGTTTGAGGTGATGTATTTAACTTTAGTGTTTGAAAATGGAGATTGGTGATGTATTTAACTTTAGTGGCTGACAATAGCTTGGTTAGGCGATAGTTAAAAAACACTAAGACTTGAACCTTTTCTTCACTCGGGTTGGCTTAAAGACTCGGctcaatatttaattattataaaataaaaatatttaaaatgttAATAGATACTCAAAATAATTAGATCTTGTATAAGTAATATAAATATAACCAATACTTCACTAGCTAAGGTTGagtgactcagttcgagtcatgCAGAGTCCTGTCAAGTCAACTGAGCCATTGAGTTAACTCGACAGGGCTCTCCACGTACAGGCAGAGTCAGTCTCAGTACTGATTTTTCCAGTGGGCTCGAAATCCCGCCGAGTTGACTTGAGTTGACTGAGTTTCAAGTTTGAGtcagcaagttttagaactatggttggGGCAATTCATCCATCGTAAACCAACCATTCGTATCCTCAGCCCCGTTGTGGAGAAGCACATTCTCAAATCACACTGATTTCGCAATCTTAACTATCTATTTTTCAGGCTGAATTTGCACCTTTGATCCTGTTCAATTGAGCTGTTCATTTGATGGACTTCATTTGATGGATGTATACCGACTGGTTGGAGTATGTTCGGACCTTTCATCCAGCAGGACCCACAATTTTGACAACCCAGATTGAATACACGTGCTAGATGGATGGATTAATGGTAACAATTTACTTATCAGCAACATCAATGCTTTGAAAAATGTAGATGAGGAGCTCAATGTTTTCATGAACCAATCAAACGGCAGTTCAATGGGCctagaaaaaataaatcagaaatggTTAGAATTAGTGGTGTTTGTGGACGTATGAGAAAGGGTGAAGTATGAATTGGGAGACTGGAAAGTAGAAAAAATGTTCCATCAAAATTCAAAAGACTGATCTCTTTATTATAATTAGCATCAACGTTTGCTTGCGCTCCTAGATCAGGTGATTGGTGGACCTTGTGAGCCCAGGTGACCACCTAAATGTGTTAAAACAGTACAGGCTCCTCATCATGAATCTTGAACTTACAAGAGCTAAGTGTACGCACCTATACTGTGATAACAATTTATTAGAATATTAGGCAATTGCAGCAAACAACGTAAATGGCAGTGACAGACAATCGGTTGAAATTGCACAATGCTGATTATTAATTAACGACTTTCACTTACTGAGAATCTCAACACTCGAGGTTGAAGAGCATGGTGCATAATCTACCAAGTTGGGTGTGGACCACACCTTCATCAGTGTATCATGGCCTCTGCATGGGAAGTGATGTTTTTCTGTTCAAAATCTAAACTTTAGGCTGTGTTTAGATGCAAAAGGCAATTGAATTGCTAGCAgtcttaattttattatttttacttttcatgatttgtaattgCAACTCGATGCTATACTGCATCcaaaacaggcccttaatttcTTATTCTGTATTAACCACCATAGCCATCATCGTATTGATCTGTACTGCTCAGGTTGACCTTCTCTAGAAGCCAAGGATAACCACCGTTGGTGCGAGTAATATCTAGAACCAATTCAAGAGCAGATAGAACTTGATAATGTATTCCTGGTTTGAATTGATAAGAAATACATTATTTGTTTATACAGTAGCTTGTGGACGAATGTGTTTGACAGCAGGAGGGAatcattttgattttatttttattttttttgaaggcaTTGACTATTTCCGGTTAAAACCCAATTATCCATATTGCCGAATCTAACTTAATATACATGAATAAGATTAACTCAAGAATCACAATACAATCAAAGCTGAGTTTTGAAACCTATATAAGTTCTGCTCTTTTCAGTTCAGAAACCACGCTGCGGTCTTCTCTGCCTCTTTCATTGTACAAGACCTGCATGGAATTAAGGATTAGCCAATACCAATGCTCCAAGAAGGTGTGAACTGAAAATGATTTTATTCTTCCGTTGATGGTACCTTATCGATGATGCCATATTCAACCGCTTCACTCGGACTGAAGTATTTGGGGCGCCTGATGTCCTCCTCAATCTGCTCAGGAGGTTTTCCAATATGCCTTGAATAGAGTTTGACCTTGAAAACATTCATACATTTCATCAGTTCCGACATTTTAGATGTGTTTAAAGAGGTGTGAAAAATCTAAAGGGAGCTGAAATAAGGGTGAGAAAGTTGATGTCCTTGAAAACATTCATACATTCATCAGTTTCAACATTTTAGAGGTGCAAAAATCTAAAAGGGGCTGAAATAAGGGTGAGAAAGTCGATGTCCTTTTCCATGTTAGATAGATGAAGGTTCATTGACGAGTTATCATGTCTCCAACATTGTTTTGAGCACTAAACAAAAACACCCAAGTCATCTATCATCTTATCTCAGTTTCAGGTTTGGATTACCAAAATTTTGAAACCTTAACCGCCTGCTTGGCAGATTcctaaaaatgaattcatcttGTTTTTAGTTAATCATATTAGAGATCGtgattgttggttatcaagattattctAATGCCTTAAGCTGTGCTTGGTTgccccaaatatcatgaaatttcatgatactttgcaccaaattagactgagaAAACCATGAaatataacaaaatttcatgatacttggtgTAACCAAACTTGGGCTTACCAAAAAGATATATGATCTCTACTACATAATTACGATTAACTAAACACGCCCTAAATTTGTTCATTGAAGGGAAATTAGGGTTGAAACTttgagaaataatggtgattcCTTACCAACTCTGCCTTGACATTTTTTACTTCTTTCCTTGCGAGGTCAATATCGGTGGCTTGCCCTTGAAACCTAGCAATTGGCTGCAGATTAGGGAAAAGGAGATGGTGGTTGTGTTAAAGTCCAATCTTCAATACCAAATAcattgcaaaataataataataataaataaataaataagaaaagaataagaaataaAAACTAGCATTTAAGCAGCAGAATCCTATATGATAACATGTACGCAAAAGCTTTAGATGCTGAAAGGGTCTagcgaaagaagaaaaagaagaaataccTGCTTTATCATGATAGTTGATGATGGCAAAGCAGCCCGATTTCCTCTTGCACCAGCAGCCAAAAGTAAGGCTGCTTCTCCCCAAGCATTACCAACACAAAGTGTGAAAATGGGTGGTTTCACATACCTGATACAGTAGGAGAAGAAACTAAGTTTTCATTAAAGTAAAACTTACAATGACACCCtaccataaaataaaatggaatgttTGCACGTGCACAACTGTCCCAATCTTTAGGAGACAATCCTGTAGGCACATCTTCAAGAAACTCCTCAGGATCCACACTGAGGCTTTAAGAGATGGCACCCGTGGGAGTGTATCAACCAGGCCCAAAAACAATATGTTACTGGGCACATTGAAGTCTTATCAGATGATACGAGCCCATAGTGGCAGAAATATTTTATTTGGCTAAAACACCAGAATCTATCATTTTTAATATGTTTTTAACAAGTAATGGGGTATCGAACTATTCTTTAATAAGAGTGTAGTTTGTTGGCTTGACCtattgaaagtcaaccaaataggcattaattgaacacaaatcaagcatgttGTTATATATTAGGGTCCATTATATTGAAATacaagaaaaagaagattaaaaGACCAAGATAGTTTCCCCCTTTCCAACTTTTCGCAATGGTTCATTCCCCTTCAATTCATTGAATATCACTCAAATCTTATATTTTGATCTCCAAAATATGCTTGGATTCCGAATAAAGTGTGTTTTAAGCTTTTTCCATGgttaaaagaaaagaatagagaaaattggggaaaaaaataataaaatggaaTGGACCCTTTATGGTTGTATCGACCCTGTATTGGTGCTGATCCATCTGCCTGTAAGGCCCTTTGTTTTTTAAATGAACCAGTCACTCCTGTATCACGTAAAAGAGGTGGCAGGTACGGCTGTATTGTAGCCGATGTTCAAAACCATGATCCAGAAGTcgctgtcatcatcatcatcatagctttCTGCCGGCTATTTCAGGATCCACATGTCTGATTAAATTCTATCGAGGTTTCAAGATCCCATCATCATTTTCAGATGTTTCTATGCATTCATTCTGATGAAATTCAGTACTATcatcctttcaaaaaaaaaaagaaattcagtACTATCATAAGCCAATGGAAATATAGGCCCCAACTTGATGGAGGATTTTCAGCATTCCATCAATTCCTTTTAAAGCCTTGCAGAAATTAAATTCCAACATTTCGTAAGTTTGTCAATGATGTGATCTTGCATATCACCTAAATTCTCCAATATTTATGGTCCCAATTAACCATACCGGCATACCCACCCATAAGGGCTAGAAAGACCTCAATCCCTAGACCCAAGCTCAGCCCAGTGAGTAATTAGCCTTGAATTTCAGGTCTGAGCCTAGCCTGCAAATTAATAGTCAAGGCTAAATGTGTCTCTTGTTAGGCCAAGACTGAAAGGTCAATGGGGCCAGCCTGACCTTTATAACCATGTAAGTGGTAGCTGCATTAAGTTCTAGGAGTGCAATGATAAGTTATTCACACGAAACTACCCAGGCAATTAATGAGGACAAAGTCATTCCACAGTAAGTGCTAGCTTGAACTGATGCACAACCATGTCCTTCGAACATTACTGGAAAAAAATGGGCGCGAATTTCTAATTTTTGTTACCTCATAATTATCGCTTACATCATGCAACACCCACAGTtcccaccatgcccaactcagaCGGACCTAGAATGCAATTTCAACCTTATCACTCACACAAGTATTCTCCTTGGAAGATTATTTTCCCCAAAAATCATACGTGTTAAGGCATTGTCCTggcatctccaaatcttcatatGGGATTAGTTGAATGCGCAGGCACAAATTATTTCAGGCCAGAACAAACAGAAACATGTTTAAATGTATCTCTCTTGATATACCGTACAATCTACGTGGAAAGCATCAAGATAAGCCAACAAAAAACAGAAAGGCTTGTTACCTCATGACATCATAGATTGCAAAAGCTTCAGTCTCATAACCCAACTTTTCTCCCCCCttgaaggaaaaacaaaaggaTGAAATTTAATATCAAAAGCAAGCAAGATTGCATTGGAAAAATATCGAAGCACTGCACCTAAACCAAATAAAAAGTATCCTTCAGATAAATAGGCCAAGGAAtcagaaagggggaaaaaaactGATCAAGGAGATTGTTGTAAACTACATAGTACATATACAATGCAATAGGAGGTTTGAacacaaattattatttttttggtaacATGATGCAATTTGCGGTGGGAGTATGCAAAACTTTGGATAACCTCTGCACtaggaaactctttccttttttctttgacAAGTTCTATGCTTGGGAAGTCACACTAAAAATAGCCCAAATTCCTTCATGAATGCTTTTGTGGCAATCTACCTAATCTAAATATCATCTACATAATCAAAGTTCATTACGCAACTATAATTAAATCATTATTTGATAGAGAAGTGATCTCCTCCCGGCAACAGTTACACAACTTGTGGTACCATACCATCtctccggacgcggatttcctgcgaaagccttttgcaagaagttcctgtgctcggatgctaggtggggcccaccgtgatgtttgtgagaaatccaccccgtccatccgttttgctagatcattttagcagacgaaaccaaaaatgagatggattcaacactcaagtgggctgtatgagaggaaacagtgtggattcaGTGACTGttgttgaaacattcgtatggccacaaaagtttcgtatcaagctaaagtttttgatgttttcacttcatcccagtggcaatgaccttataaacggtttggaaagcatataaacatcaaggtggagcccaggaaggtttcaacggtaggcaacTATTTCCTCAGTTTTCCTTCTCGtatgtagagttgtacatgagtcgagttagctcggtcaacaCGTCGACTCGACTTGGAAAAGCCTGCCTCGCCTTTGGCTCAAAACTAGATTTGGATTGAATCgagttggtttttggagctcgaaatatttcgagctgagttcgagctcgactcgactctgctcgaaccccaactcgaattaaCTTGGATCGAATCGgctcggtgacttggttattttgatcttgatgttgctcgccggatatttgataaaatgactaaaCAAAGTCTTATTTCTTAGACTGCCCTCATATCAGGGTATTCTCAAAATGGGTATTCGAAGGAAGATTGAATAAACAaatcaccacaaaaaaaaaaaaaaaaaatttacattgtaGGACTGCCCTCATATCTTAATCTTGATGCTACtcgttgagtgtttgatgaaatgcctgcaaAGAAGTGTGGgagattgaagatgcattctatgtgtttgagaaaatgtcgcataagctcgaactcgacttaagctggcccgagctgctgaccgaaccaagccgagctggccagtcaggcttgaggatcgagccgagccgagtcgagacAGGGTTGACTGTtggccgagccgagctgtgccaagctcgactcggtttgacttgtgtacagctctactcgTATGCCTGCCTTGAGTCTTgaatccacctgattttttgtcTCATCTGCTAAAATGAtcgggcaaaacggatggacagggtggatttctcacaaacatcacagtggaccccacctagcatctgagcgcaggaacttcctgcaaaaggctttcgcaggaaatctgcgtcccatCTCTCCTGCCAGCATGCCACTTCTGTAGGAAATTAGGGCCATGAAAACAATAGGTGCCCACTATGAACATCACACTCCTCAGAAATCAGGCTGATTGGATCACTAGGTGGGCTACACCTGTATGTTGGGTTAGACTGTTGTTTGTACATTGATGCCTACAGTTTGGCCTGCGTGATGGGCAGTCTGGCTTAATTTTTATGCCAGGTGATCTTCTTGGTGGGGCCTATCGTTTTTATGGTACCGATGTCCTACATGATCGTCATGTTAATGGAAAAGATGGTATGGTACCATAAGTTGTGGTACCATGCCTctaggtgatcagttctttctTTAATAAACTTTGATGTCATGTAGTCATATTCCTCAACATTACTCTACAGCAGAATCAAAGTGTACAAACCACCAAATAAGCAAAACTAATTGGACTTCAAGTAGGAAGATATTGGTCGATAATCCATTTCCCATTAAATGCTTACGTTAATCTACTTCTACCATGAGAAAATTGAGTCCTGCCTCTTAACCATGCAGATTATAGTGTTATCACCATCGGAGGAAAGAATCCAAATGAAATTTTGGCACAACTAGTGCATGCATTTACCATGAATAAGCCAACTTAACTATATTGGTGCATTCAGATGTAAACATTCGCTGATTTTCTGAGCAGCTTCAAAAACCTCTCCATGTTAGTAAACTCAAATAAAGCAGAAAACTGTTTCACAAATACATCATGACACCTACATATATAAGTGCATTGAAGTGTAGAGCTTAGCTGAGCACCTTCGCGTGTGCAATAAGGCTTGCGAAcataccacacatgtgccagcacgACATATATttgcgagatctaatccatccatcaggttggtctgaccttctaaatgttttcccaaaaataaaatctggtctaacagcatgtgggtcccaataTTGGAAACCAGTGAATGGATTACAAAACTTCAGAAAAAAATTTCAGAGCTACACGtttttttgcaaactgtggcccacctgatcagttgatcaacctgattcttgggttagggcatcaatatagtggtgccattCAGATGGATCAATTGGATCTCTGACCTATAGTGCCATGCTGGCATGTCTAGCATGTACATGAGTTTTATTGCAAACACacgtgggcttagcaaaactcCAATGTGTATACATTTAATTAATTCAGTATTAGAAATTGTCATGTATTTCCAATGTTTAGTCAATTGAGAGTTGCAAAAGTAAGCATATTAGGGTACCATACTCTCAAGAATAAATTATAAAGCATGCTAGATGAAAAGAAATGTTTCACCTTAGTCGTGCCAGTAGAGTTTACATACAGGTAAATTGGCTTCTCCGCATCCTCATACTGAAGGTACAGGAACTCTGCAAGGATCAGCTCTGTAACGGACGGAACAAGAGTCATTCCcaagtacacaatccgattcttGTACAAGTAAGATGCCAAGTCTGGAGGCGGTTGCTCCCATGCACTTCCTCTCAGAAAGGGAATTACCTGTAAATAAAGACATCGTGAAAATTCCTTGAGCAAAAATTATAAACctgtagctattttgtacatcaTTGTGAACAATAGGGATGTTATGGAGTATGGAGTGTGGACCCTTCATCAAACTCGCAAAGTACTTTACCTTAATTGATTGCACTAGGAACAAGCATATATCATTGTAAAGTTACAAGGAACTTGAAAATGTTAGAATCAATTTGACATCTTTGCTACTGGCCATCAATAGGAGCAAAGAACACCTGATCGGTCCTTTTCATCAATAATTTAGAATAAAACAAATGAAAAACCCTTCAAAAAGTAAATTTGTGGATGGAGACCAAATATACCATCCTTGCATCATCCAAGCATTTATAGAAGACCTCAGATTTTGGGGGATCCTTTAAGGAGATTTgaatacacacacatgcatgctaTATACAGAGAGCCGCTACTTACACCTTGCTTCTTTGTTCCATACACTCTTTTCTACTTTCATAACGGAATAGTAAAAAAAAAGTTCTACTCTTTTGTTACCAAAGTAGAAAATGGgcatatttatatttaaaaataaataaataaaaatgcagggtacaaatatcagctccctATGTGTGCAtatgtgcgtgcatgtgtgtgtttgtgtgtgcatgcacacattttttttaatagaaactaGTAGGCATCTAAATTATAAGTCACAATATGCTTTACAACAGAAAATTAAGTTGGGATGCGGATTTGGTAGTGATAAGTTCCAAAATAGCACGGGAACCCCTGCCTACTTCTCACAACAACTGGGTGTTGTTGCAGCGTGTCACTTTTAGGGGATGCCCTAGCCAATCATTGCCCATTTCTCATTGCACCTGCATTTCGATGCAACACTTCGCTTACAAGGAATGccctaataaaaaatttccatTCTCTTggtcttcaattttttttttaatctctagcAGCACTTGTGTCACCTTAAAAGTTAAAACACCAATTAAGGCCAAAAGGAGATCAAGTAATCATTCTTTCGACTTTCACAATGGCCAATTTATCCAAAAGTTTAACGTTGGTGCTCTGGCATGGTTAAAAAGCCCAGCGACTTGATCCAACTCGTCTGGCCCTGAGTCAAGTCGTGACTTGCCCAAGTCAAAGTGTGGGCATGTGTGTGGTACGGTTTGGGGGGTTCGAATAAGTCTAGGTCAACTTGGACGAGTCACATCAGACTCCAGGTCTTAAAACCATGCACTTTGATCACTTCGATTCACTAGAGTTTGGATATATTATTAGTTACTATACGAAACTATGGCTTTCATTACCACACTATGTGAAACATTATCCAGTTAAGAGAAACGCCGCTAATAGATACGAGAAAACAAATTTACAGCCCACATAGCATGATTACTTCATTTAGACCTATGTAGATGTATCAGGCACATACAGGGTACTTGTGTTGGATATAAACAGCACCGGTTACCAATCAGAAAAAAGCAACTTAGGGTTCTCCAGCAAGTGTTTGTTCTCTTACAATTTATCAATTCGATTCGTATTTTTTCGAACAAAACTCACCCTAACAAGCACTGATCCTCTTGGACATTTCAATTGACACATGCTTACAGGTTAAGGCCTTCTCCAGAATTCAAACTAGCCAATTTCGATTGGTGAAAATTAGAAAGTAACTGAGGAAGGAAATTCCACAAATGTTTAGTCTCCCTTTTTCACAAATGACAAGAGAACTGAGGAAATCAAATTCGTTTTCCTCAGAAAATGGTCATTTCCTTTTCCTCTCGCAGACCacctaaagaaaagaaaaccttttctttttccatggttttttccttagatgtgatgttttccttTCCATAGCTACTTTTTTAATTTCCACTAGTCCAAATTAAAATTGAATAACAGAACTCCTACAGGATGTAGCCATTAAATCAAAGAGCCCACAAAACCCAAACAACGAAACACCAACGTACTAATTCAGAAGAGGAATTCTACGATTCTCAACCTGAGGATATATGCATAGCATCCTCGGGTTTTCAGTCTTTACAGGTAGGTCCAATGAGACGCAATATGGATgcccatgccctaaaaatctTCCTCACAGGAAAATCATCAATCTTGGTTTTCTGGCATGAAAATAGAGAGTGAGGAATCACACAATTACCCATTTCAGCATTGCAGCAATAGTTCAAAATCttgcctttctttcttttatttttttatatagggAAATTTCTATAGAGATATATGCACACGAGATTAGaaaaaatgcattaaaatcaaattGCCTGCCCgacgcatttggatgcacaagtgaatcaaATTGCAAACATTCAGTTAATAATTGAATAGGAAACGATAAAAATCAATACTTTTTATAGGTacgaattcaaaggaaggaaactagatattttttttttttaatgtcataGTTATTAACAGAAATAATTGCAATTGTATTCaacagtgcatccaaacgcaccctagaGCTTACAAAAATTCTAGAAAAGAAAACGAGGGCAGTTCTGTAAATACCATGGTGACGACGCCCCTTCTGCCGTGGGAACCTGATAAGGATGGATTGAGCGAAGAGGGGCGGATTTTCTGACCGCAGAAATCGCCTGAAACACTTCCACCGACGAAAGGAGGGATGAAATTGCTAGTAAGAGAAGAAGATGGAACGGAAATTGCAGAAGGGCTGAGggctctatttggatttctagtTCTCGAAGTCGACGATGAAGATAACGTGCGCGCGTGGAGAGAGAAACCGGAAGGGATGGCGACTTCCATGGCTACAGACAGAGGCCTCGTATTTTCGACTCTGAGCTCAGAACACTCTCCCAAATCCTTTTCTTTTGGCTAGTCCTAGTGGGCTACCGTGGACATGGTGCGTCGTACGCATACTGCTATTCCcgcaagggaagcggattgcgcactgagtaaactctgtggggtccaccgtgatttacatattttatc
Coding sequences within:
- the LOC131232737 gene encoding ATP-dependent Clp protease proteolytic subunit-related protein 4, chloroplastic, translating into MEVAIPSGFSLHARTLSSSSTSRTRNPNRALSPSAISVPSSSLTSNFIPPFVGGSVSGDFCGQKIRPSSLNPSLSGSHGRRGVVTMVIPFLRGSAWEQPPPDLASYLYKNRIVYLGMTLVPSVTELILAEFLYLQYEDAEKPIYLYVNSTGTTKGGEKLGYETEAFAIYDVMRYVKPPIFTLCVGNAWGEAALLLAAGARGNRAALPSSTIMIKQPIARFQGQATDIDLARKEVKNVKAELVKLYSRHIGKPPEQIEEDIRRPKYFSPSEAVEYGIIDKVLYNERGREDRSVVSELKRAELI